AATTAATTCACCATTTTGTTTGTTATCATTTACCACATTGTGTGAACATGTTGCTGATTTAATCTGGTCTGGAGACGATGTCTCGTCATGCAAGTTAAgtttatttggattttggaagTATACACTCTGGAGAAGGAAGAGTTCTCCGAAAAAAAGCTtaaatttaacacataattttttgatttgtaGGTGCCAGAGAAGCTCACAATGTCCAATGTGCTGGCAAGCCATTAGCTTGAAGGACCCTGCAAGGTTTAACATTTATTAGAACACGTCTTTAGTCTTGAAAGTTTTTTCATTGTAGCATCTATGGAGTAAGCTAATAACTTGTAAATTGTGACAGTCAAGAATTGCTTCAAGCAGTAGAAACGGAAAGGAGCATTAGGGTTACTGCACCAAGAAATACTGCCATATTTCACCATCCCGCCCTTGGTGGTTTTGAATTGCAACATGTATGCTGCCTTTAAGTGTTCATgtcaataatttattattatttggtgatAAACTTGTTATGACATTCATCCATTAAACTGAACTTACACAATCTTTGCTTTGTAATGCAGTTGCCGGTTGGTGTAAATGACCCTGAACTTGAAGAGCGTATAATTCAGCACTTGGCTGCTGCTGCTGCAATGGGAAGGACCCACCACGCTGGTAGGAGGGAGGGCCAGAGAAGATCTGCTCATAGTCACCAGCACTTCTTGGTGTTTTCTCATCCTAGCACACAGCACCCTGGTTCTGGATCATCAGCTCAGACACAGACAGCAGGAGAATCTGAAGCACCTGCAATCACCGTAGCCAGGCCATCCGGTCCACTATCATCTAGAGATGAGGCTTCTCCTTTTCCATCTAGTCAGAATACATCAGCTTCTGGATCTACCGTCAGTCCTGTGAATAGACGAGGATTTTCCTTTAATAATCGGTATTTATGAATTATCCTTTCATGCATTTTAATATAAcatgtattattttttgttcGCAGCACTTGTAGTCATTTTCTAATGGTGCGTGTATTGATTATTTGTCTTTGTTTGTAGAAGCACTTCTAGTAATTCCTCATTGCCAAATCAAGAGGGAGCAGGACCATCAGAGTTTCAGTCATTTTCGGAGTCTATAAAATCCAGACTTAATGCAGTGTCCTGGAGGTATGGTGGAAGAATCCAAAATTCCTCTTATAGCAACTCTTTAGAGGTATGAAACTAGAGAATGCATGATTTTCCTCATACGTTGCTAATTTATTCTTAAAACATCTTGAAATGAAGATATAGGGAGTCAATTTCAAAGAGTACAAGAGGCTGGAAGGAGAGGTTGTTCTCACGTAGTTCTTCTATGTCTGATATCGGGAATGAAGTTCGTCGAGAAGTGAGTGCAGGAATAGCTAGTGTATCTCGTATGATGGAGCGTCTTGAAATCAATGGAAATAGCAGAGAAAACCAAGCTGCTTCTCTGTCACAACATTTGTCTGAATCTTCTGTTACAGAGCAAGACAATCAGCGTAATACAGGGCCACGTGGCATTATCCCTTCACGACCTCCGCATGCCACTAGTTCTCTTTCTagataagaaaaattatttctgCAAATTGAATCTATCCTCAGCTTTTCATCTCTGTAGGTGAGTTATCAGGTTGCTTTGCATCTTTTTGCgcattatgttattattattattattattcaggCATTGCAACCCactgataaaatatattaaacttgcTTCCACCATCCCTATTACTATCCAGCAGCCACCTTTTTTAGTCCTGTAATGTTTCTACCGCTTGAATCATGTGATTTCAGAGCCATAGGTGACACTGGCAGAATTTTTTGTTCAGACCATTTTTGACCTACATGAGTAGAGTAGCATGATTTTCTAGCACACTGCAATCTTTTTATTAGCTGGAACCGATGCATCTTCCCATGATTGTTGATTCACTTCAATCCTTGTCGAACATTGAAAGATTTTCGTTTGGGTTTCCAGGTTCTTGTTTCTCCAGAGATGACAATCTGAGGAAAAGATGGTCtgcatttttttattctcaTGGACAAAGATTCCTGGAGGTTATTAAATGGAAGAGGGCATTTCCATCTcgatatatatagagagagaaagCGAGactttatatgattttatgatGTATCTGTATATGTAAAGCCTGCTTTAGTgcaatatatgtatttatgtcTGGTGACTGATGGCTAATTTGAGTGCGTGAAAGTTGGAGGGAAACAATGATACTTGATGGATTATGAAACAACATCCTTCAAATAATTTGCTAAAAGGTCTCTCTCTTTACATTGCAATCCATAGCTATGTTTAGCCCCagttttctttctctctttcttgtCAATACGTTTATTAGTTAAACCTTCTGAGACATTCCACGGCTTGTAGATTCTGGGTTTGGATTTTGGAGGGAGGTttcaaattttcacaaatttccCACCCAACTCAGAATTTGCGCTTGAACATGTCTTTAACCTTTATGTATAAATCTGGGAGTTTGAGCTGGAAATTGAATGGCATATAAAAAAGAGACAAAGAAAGGTCCAGGTGGTtgattagaaaataaaagaagcgGAATATGGAAGTGGGGGTGTGGGTGTCTTTCATTGCGGAATCCGATGAATATGGGACCTTTAAACCTTTATATGATTGTCACTAACCTTTCTAGTTATGTCAAATATCAAACAACATTCCACTTCATCaattattgcaattttttttttcacatcacTTTACTCAACataattgaatattgaaatatttaaaaaggattgtaaaaaaaatgaagaacaaattCTGTACTGCAGTAAAACATTTAGACATGATGTAAGTTTTCAATTACATTTTCACACGTGggtttgaaaaaatatattctatTTTAGCCCACCAACTTAAAAAGATGCTCAAATCTCATCTTTTAAATgtggattttcttttaaaacaaattagttatcatcatcatcataatgCACCGTCATTCACGAATGAGCAATAAAACAAACTAGGAAAATAATGTATCGAAATTTAATTGCATTATTTGAGAATGAAATTAGGCTTCACTTGTTAGGGTgttttgagaagaaaatatgtattttaataaaatgacttgaaattaaaaaaacaagcaatctattataaaataaacttagtCTTATGTAAttactatttcttttaaataataatagtaattatattCTTGTttccttaaataaattttaatagtgtttattttatgtgttaCTGTAATTTTTAGGATGGAAATCCAAATTTCATAGTTAggttaaacatatttataaacaatgttaaaatttatacatgatTGGGTAGGTAGTTTTAAGAGCGAGTGTGGAAGAAGGTGCAGGAACTGGGAGTGACTTGGAGGGGAAACTGAAGGTGACACCCAATCTAACGGTGGGACTTGGGAGAGGTTGACGCCACCGGCAAGACTTTGATATATCATTTaggtaaaattcttctattaccCCCTCTACTTTACAcaagttatggatttagtcctcaattttaatctttcaaatttCAGTCCTCTaactattaaatttgttaacttTTGCTATTTCAAAAATAGGATGCGGTAATATTATGTCAGCTTATTGTTTCTGTATATTAGtcattaaaaatacaattaacgGATTAATGATTGTCTATCATTTCGAAATTTGGAAAAAGTATTGAGACTTAGAATGATTCGATTGGATAATATGGATTCAATATATAATTGTACGCATAGTACTAgactaataattgaatttaaccaaaaggGTTCAACTACAGtactaaaatatcaaaatcgaaaaagaaaagagactaaaattgactaattcaaaaaatatgatgactaaaatgaatcaaattaaagCATAGAGACTGAATCCACAGATCTTtcaaagtacagggactattTCCAGAGTTAAAcctatgatatataaaataatagcaagACTCTTACTTCTCTTTGCGTTAAAACAAAGGGGCACCAATTTTGTATTTcccctttttcaattttttcttcgTTTTGGGGCACCGACAGCTTGCTATTGCCTTAGCTTGAAGCCAGCCAGCTTTTGTGTCGGGAGCCTTCTCCTTCACATGCCCCTTGTTTTTTGCCCACCGCATTTATTAATTGCTTCATTAACAAAATGGGCAAGCTCTAATTAATTGCTGTATCTATTAATTATCAACTCTAAATATTGGATGTTGATGCATAATTTGGACTTTTCCAAAAGCTTAATAAACTAGCTAAGTAGGTTATCCTCAAACCCAGAATTGAGTACCAAAAACGATGGGAGTTGTGTTCAACTCCTTTCTTTTTACATGTGAAAATTCTTGtctagaagaagaaaaagaacttAAAAACCTTGGATGCTCTTATTTGATAATAATCCTTAACCACAGCCacaaaaaatagtagaaatgcaAACAAAAGGTTCCAAGAAAGATAAACCCCACCACCAACCTGACTCCCTATCAACACTTTTTTATAgtcaaaagaagaaaatagtaTCAAGTAAGAAGGCATGGCTCAAAGAACTAAGAAGCCGAGCCGAGCGAAACAAAGTCCTGACAAAGTGACAGAAGAGGTCGCCTTCTTCCCCCGTGTGGTCCCCTCTTCCAGGCTGTCTTTAGCTCAACCCTTAAAGAAACTTGTCTCtccctctctttctctctcatTCACAAGCTTATTCTCTCACTTCCCCTGCGCCAGCAAACCCCCAAAAAGCCAGCCCACATCCCTTCTCTTCTTCCTCTCCATTGCTGCATTATTGATATTACCACCTCTtctgtttctttattttctaagccaaagcaaagcaaagcaaTAGTCAGTCCTTCACCAACCCCCTCACTTCACTCCTCCTCCTCCTTCACCACCCTATCTTCAAATATCTCTATCTTATTtgagtttgtttgtttttcagTTCCCTTTTGAGCACCATGGGTTCTTCCATCTATGGTGTCTCTTCCTCCCACATCTCCCTTCtccttttcttctcctttctttcgCTCTCCACGGCTGCATTGCCTCAAAACCCGTCTGGGAAATCCTCACCTTCTGGTCAGATCAACTCCAACTCCGTCCTTGTTGCTCTTCTTGACTCGCATTATACTGAGTTAGCTGAACTCGTCGAGAAAGCTTTACTTCTCCAGACGCTTGAAGAAGCGGTTGGCAAGCACAATATTACCATTTTTGCCCCTCGCAATGAAGCCTTGGAGCGTCAACTCGACCCCGAGTTCAAGCGCTTCTTGCTTGAACCTGGGAACCTCAAGTCCCTCCAAACCCTTCTTATGTTTCACATTATCCCCAAAAGGGTTGGATCCCATCAATGGCCTGATCCCAAAACCGGTCCTGTCAAGCACAACACCCTTTGTAACGACCATATACGCTTAACTTCCCAATCCACTGGCAAAAAGACTGTTGACTCAGCCGAATTGGTCCGACCTGACGACGTGATCCGACCCGACGGAGTCATCCATGGGATCCAGCAGCTTCTCATTCCCCGCTCTGTCATAGAAGACTTCAACAGGAGGCGTAATCTACGGTCAATCACGGCCGTATTACCTGAGGGTGCGCCGGAAGTGGATCCTCGCACCCACAGGTTGAAGAAGCCAGCGCCGGTTCCAGTTGGAGCTCCACCGGTACTCCCAATCTACGAAGCTATGGCTCCAGGTCCTTCTCTGGCGCCGGCCCCGGCTCCTGGTCCCGGCGGACCTCGCCATCACTTCGATGGTGAAAGCCAAGTCAAGGATTTCATCCAAACTCTATTACATTACGGCGGGTACAACGAAATGGCTGATATTCTAGTAAACTTGACATCTTTAGCAACGGAAATGGGGAGACTTGTTTCAGAAGGATATGTTATAACAGTCTTGGCTCCCAACGACGAAGCCATGGCGAAGCTTACTACGGATCAGTTAAGCGAGCCAGGGGCGCCGGAGCagattatttattatcatatcatCCCCGAGTACCAGACGGAGGAGAGTATGTACAATGCGGTTCGGAGGTTCGGGAAAGTGAAATATGACACACTGCGGTTGCCGCATAAGGTAGTGGCTCAGGAGGCTGATGGTTCGGTGAAATTTGGGCATGGTGAGGGTTCAGCTTATTTGTTTGACCCGGATATTTATACGGATGGGAGGATATCGGTTCAGGGAATCGATGAGGTTTTGTTCCCGGAAGAAGAGACCCAAACTGTTAAGAAACCGGCTGCTGTTAAGGTTGCCTCCAAGCCCAGGAGAGgtatgttctttttctttttcttgtacTTTTGATGTTAACCCCATAACTCTTGTTTGgtaattgttaattaattatttttaggatataaattcataaatgtAATAACGCTGACACATACCCCCTTAAGCATATATACGACAGTCTCTTAGCTtggaaaaattagttaaatggggtttatattttataagagGATGAAAAGAATGGAAATTTGGAACTTGATAGTGGGAATTCAATTAGTGGTATGGAATTGGTTCTGGGAGtgattattaagttagaataaTTTGGGATAGCGTGCTTTTTCCGATGGTTGATGTTGTAGGTGGTGGGGACATATAGGCATCATGGATTACGCGTTTATAAATCGTGGCCTCTTTTTGATGATGATGGGGGGGGGGGTTAACCTTTAAGCATATGCGAGTGTATGGAAAGGAAAGCTGGGAGCTATCTTGCTTAGCATTGCAGCAATAAGCCAGTACCGCTATGCCATATTAAAGgaataattagattaattttgtcaaaagtGGTGGAGGATGACACAAGGTCGATAGGTATCGGCATCCTTCTCTGGCCGGAAATGCTCTTAGTTGTAGTGGTGAAGTGTACAAAGTTTTGACAGGAACTACTTGGTTTCACTTTCGAATAAGGGATTGGATTTGGGCAAGTGGGAACTTGTAAATGGTGTAGAAAAAGCTTCTCAGTGCTTTAAGCTCCAATATACTAGTTATTTGGTACACGTATAGAAGTGGTTAGTAGGAGGAGGATCTTTAAGTAATCATTTCTTGTGCTCATTGCCTTGGCCACCGACGAGTCCATGTGAAGTAAAAGACCTAAACATAAAAGCTAAAAGTCCAGGGATGCCCAGCTGTTAGCCACATTTGTCTACCCCACCACAACTTCATTGCCAACAATACctgaaatataattaattccCATGCCGTTagtatcatatatatattttacttattattaaaGCTTTTGCAGCTAGCTGGCAAGATTTGTTGTCTGATTGCTCTCTCtatactattttgttatttgaccttaattttatataggaatttggtggttgctaaggaataccattgaattattcaatttatgcCACTTAATTGCCTGATTTAATGTGATGTAGATGCTTAATTACGAGTTAGACATTAACTGTGTTTGGTAATTGATAAAGCAGGTAAGTTGTTGGAAGTGGGATGTTGGATGCTTGGCAGTCTTGGAGGGGGCTCAGGATTCCGATGGTGTCAAtgaatataaaaagaaattggtAGTGTGGAGGTGAACAATACTTTTTCCGGGTAAAAACATGCATTCTCATCTCATCTGCGGTTTTAGGGTTAAGATTTTGTGTCATAATACAGTGGAAGGGAAGGGCCTAGCCTGGTGAATGCTTTTCATATCCTCAAAAAAGCagacgagaaaaaaaaaagtcccCAGAAGCAAAAGCGAAAAGTTTGGTGTTATTTTGTCATAAATACTGTAATTAcataccatttttttaatttttttttgtgtatgAATCATTGCCTCTTATTATATAATgcataatgataataaatatgaACAACCTTGGAAAAACCtagaactttttttttatcatcacATCAAAGgttctttttattctttgttgGCCTGTGTTGTGCATTTTGTGCTAGCTTTACCTACTATTCTCATTGGTTGCTTTTCCTTgcaatcaaataataatcatcATCAATTATGAAGGCTTTTTGACAATTTGGAAAATACTGGACAGTTTTCTAACTTATCTATTGGGTTAATAGGCATTTTCAGCAAGCGTTACCTGCACGgtggggaaaagaaaaattttaagtgaaTTTTGGGCTATGAATCTGGCTTTAGTCTTACCTTTGACAaatttggtataataacaaaagaaaaaaataaaggcaaaaataaaatggaacATGGAGTTAGTGatgcaaaaaagaagaagaaagggaaCATGGAGTGTTGGTAGAGCGATGAGAGTCAATGCTGCTTTCCCCAAATGTGGCTGGAGACAGGCTGTAGACATCGGCTTGGCTGTCTGTGGTGTGGATATTAAATCATAACCCGCCCCCCCCCCCTCCCCAGCTCACATCTCTCGCCTTGGAAATTTACTGACACTTCAGACAAATGGGTCGAATCTAAATCACAGTATTGTTGGCTCCAACATGAATTAGCtgatttttcctaataaatagaaaaaaacatttgcaagaaaaaaaaaaggatatgtAAAATCTCATATATCAACAATATTCATACATTCATGGATGGGATTTGTGACCTTGTGCCTGCGTCCTCTGTTAGCGTTTCGAAGCTTACATTATATGTCTATTATTGGCTCTTTAATCACATGTTTGTCGAGATTGAATTTTCAAATCAGCATCTTTTCTATAAATTGTAAGAATCATTGTCACTTATAGATTGTTGGGTTTGGGGAGTTGATTTAAATCCATCCaccatacattttattttctttctaaaagaCAATTACTTTGTATTGAATTTTAATACAATTAGTATAGCATTTGACACATctgaattttcatataaaagaatcGTAGCTTAGAGTATAAATTTAGGATGTGTCAAATGTTACTTGGAGTCTTGTTTTGTAAATTCGGCTTTTAAGGTGGCAGCAGCCAATGCCTTGTGCACAAGAGACCCTTTgggaccaaaaagaaaaaagaaaagggtttgCACCTAACAATTCATACCACAACACtaataatcaaaacataataagTGGGGGTTACTACCTTTAATCAAAGctaggaaaaagaagaaaaaattattggGAGGGTCCACCTTCCCCTTAGTTGAGCTTCTTAAGGAATTGCAGGGGGgtttattttatacaaaatggTCAAAATTCATGTGCTTTATATCATGAGAAATGGTAGGTAATAAATTGCCAAAAAGTTAGGATCACGACAACGTGAACTCGTTGAATTCTAACCCCTCTTCCATTATTAATGAAGTGAATTTGATATTAGATATTAGGCACCAAagccttttttcttcttcttcaaaacaGCTTGAATTGCCATCAAAGTTGCACTACTTTATCCGTCTTAACTcctaaacattaataattattttgtaaataaaatacaacacaaataattataatattcaataagaaaatgtattttattaaatgatacaaaatttaatataaattcaaggGTTACATGTCCATATCTCATCATACAAtagtatttcattaaaaaaaagttccaaaaagtaaattttaacaaaattttcgaTATTTACCTTCTTAGTAACCCTCCGAAAAAGAATGTCATCATCAACTTACAAATGTTATTCACAACAGCATGAAACTTGAATCATAATTATGGTTTTGGTAGAAGCATTATGTTGCTGGTTCAAGGATGGGGCTTGAACAGTCACCATCTGAAGGGTGGTTTTTGCAGCAATGCTGGTCTTGTGCCTTCCAAGCTTGGCGATATAGCACGCCTTGTTGGCATCTATGACAATTACAACAGATGTTATATGATTGTAGTATAGATGTACATTATCCCCAGTGCATGTGAAGGTAATAGTTTGTATGTTAAAGAAGCAAGTGATGGGGTTAGCTAACAACCTAACCTAGCCAACAATACATCGTCTCAGTTCAGGCCACAAAAATTTAACCCGTAATTACAAGACTACATTGTGAGTGAATGCAGAGTACTTTTTATGAAGTTGTTCAAGGATATAGTATGAAATAAAAGTTTGTTGATGTAGCAAAGATACCTAATGATGACGGAGGAtcaactttatttaaaaaattcaataatgagattttttttataaaaaaaaattaacgttAAAGAAGTATTTAGATAAAATCATACATGTAAAAACCATCTTAGGTCGGTGATCTCAAAGTTAGtgccaaagatgaatgcttgaaGGATTGTTTTGTAGAATTGATTTTCAACACATTGAACAATGCCGTATGCACAACAGACCCATTggaaccaaaacaaaaacaaaaggggTTTGCACCTAATAATTCAGATCACAACACAAATAAGTGGGGATTTCTACCTTTAATCAAAgctaggaaaaagaaaaaagatgattGGAAGGGTCCACCTTCCCCCTTGTTAAGCTTCTTAAGGAATTGCAGATGATAGTAATAAATTGCCAAAAAGTTAGGATGATGACAACGTGAACTCGCTGAATTCTAGTTAGATTAAGAAATCTCCCATTAGTAATGAAGAGTTGATTGTATTTCAACAATGGAAGTTTCAAAAGCATAAACTGATtggattttgttatatttaagtTGTATATCATGATATTGCTTTTATCTTGTGTTTTTGGGTGATTTAAAGCTTTAAGTgtgttttgataattatttaatagattCCACCcaaaaaaagttaaatcaatttaaaattaatattttcaatagtttattttttgaacttatttgataatttataatcAATGTTAAATGATAGAATTCTTTCATGTGAAACATGATAAATAGATAAGAATgtagaatattttttaattttaatcttattataagtttttatcatatttgtttttttgatacaatgtttAGAACTGCTTATAACCCCTCCCCAAcacttaaataagaggataatgcgcttcagtacactcgaacccacgtcctcctataCTGGCAACAATGTCGATACTaatcgagctaaaactcaatcggctattttaatttttctttaacatTGCAATAccgttttaaaaaatttgaagtttaaaatttatatttatttaaaataacgtgaaatatttcaaaaaatatagatgaaaacaaaaaataaaagttttcataatttaaaatttaattttatcaaatattaagtatttaattttaattaatatatgaataaactttatagcttaaatttaataattaattttttatatagctATATATGGTTTCGCTCTTTAGCAATTTGGTCTGTAATTGCTTCAAGAGATAACATGAAGTAGGGGAAAACCTTATGGCTAGAACTATTAACAGGCTGGGCTATTCGTCCAAATTCGAAGGTCAGTCTGAAATTTGAAAGTGTTTCGGTAATAATATTAGgcacatttaaaatatagg
The window above is part of the Gossypium raimondii isolate GPD5lz chromosome 9, ASM2569854v1, whole genome shotgun sequence genome. Proteins encoded here:
- the LOC105799600 gene encoding E3 ubiquitin-protein ligase RHF2A isoform X3 — protein: METQKLDSHMQSAAAFVQGGILDANDDSCSICLEEFSASDPSTVTNCKHEFHLQCILEWCQRSSQCPMCWQAISLKDPASQELLQAVETERSIRVTAPRNTAIFHHPALGGFELQHLPVGVNDPELEERIIQHLAAAAAMGRTHHAGRREGQRRSAHSHQHFLVFSHPSTQHPGSGSSAQTQTAGESEAPAITVARPSGPLSSRDEASPFPSSQNTSASGSTVSPVNRRGFSFNNRSTSSNSSLPNQEGAGPSEFQSFSESIKSRLNAVSWRYRESISKSTRGWKERLFSRSSSMSDIGNEVRREVSAGIASVSRMMERLEINGNSRENQAASLSQHLSESSVTEQDNQRNTGPRGIIPSRPPHATSSLSR
- the LOC105799600 gene encoding E3 ubiquitin-protein ligase RHF2A isoform X2; this translates as MKVLRMETQKLDSHMQSAAAFVQGGILDANDDSCSICLEEFSASDPSTVTNCKHEFHLQCILEWCQRSSQCPMCWQAISLKDPASQELLQAVETERSIRVTAPRNTAIFHHPALGGFELQHLPVGVNDPELEERIIQHLAAAAAMGRTHHAGRREGQRRSAHSHQHFLVFSHPSTQHPGSGSSAQTQTAGESEAPAITVARPSGPLSSRDEASPFPSSQNTSASGSTVSPVNRRGFSFNNRTSSNSSLPNQEGAGPSEFQSFSESIKSRLNAVSWRYRESISKSTRGWKERLFSRSSSMSDIGNEVRREVSAGIASVSRMMERLEINGNSRENQAASLSQHLSESSVTEQDNQRNTGPRGIIPSRPPHATSSLSR
- the LOC105799601 gene encoding fasciclin-like arabinogalactan protein 15 isoform X2, translating into MGSSIYGVSSSHISLLLFFSFLSLSTAALPQNPSGKSSPSGQINSNSVLVALLDSHYTELAELVEKALLLQTLEEAVGKHNITIFAPRNEALERQLDPEFKRFLLEPGNLKSLQTLLMFHIIPKRVGSHQWPDPKTGPVKHNTLCNDHIRLTSQSTGKKTVDSAELVRPDDVIRPDGVIHGIQQLLIPRSVIEDFNRRRNLRSITAVLPEGAPEVDPRTHRLKKPAPVPVGAPPVLPIYEAMAPGPSLAPAPAPGPGGPRHHFDGESQVKDFIQTLLHYGGYNEMADILVNLTSLATEMGRLVSEGYVITVLAPNDEAMAKLTTDQLSEPGAPEQIIYYHIIPEYQTEESMYNAVRRFGKVKYDTLRLPHKVVAQEADGSVKFGHGEGSAYLFDPDIYTDGRISVQGIDEVLFPEEETQTVKKPAAVKVASKPRRGKLLEVGCWMLGSLGGGSGFRWCQ
- the LOC105799600 gene encoding E3 ubiquitin-protein ligase RHF2A isoform X4, whose protein sequence is METQKLDSHMQSAAAFVQGGILDANDDSCSICLEEFSASDPSTVTNCKHEFHLQCILEWCQRSSQCPMCWQAISLKDPASQELLQAVETERSIRVTAPRNTAIFHHPALGGFELQHLPVGVNDPELEERIIQHLAAAAAMGRTHHAGRREGQRRSAHSHQHFLVFSHPSTQHPGSGSSAQTQTAGESEAPAITVARPSGPLSSRDEASPFPSSQNTSASGSTVSPVNRRGFSFNNRTSSNSSLPNQEGAGPSEFQSFSESIKSRLNAVSWRYRESISKSTRGWKERLFSRSSSMSDIGNEVRREVSAGIASVSRMMERLEINGNSRENQAASLSQHLSESSVTEQDNQRNTGPRGIIPSRPPHATSSLSR
- the LOC105799600 gene encoding E3 ubiquitin-protein ligase RHF2A isoform X1 translates to MKVLRMETQKLDSHMQSAAAFVQGGILDANDDSCSICLEEFSASDPSTVTNCKHEFHLQCILEWCQRSSQCPMCWQAISLKDPASQELLQAVETERSIRVTAPRNTAIFHHPALGGFELQHLPVGVNDPELEERIIQHLAAAAAMGRTHHAGRREGQRRSAHSHQHFLVFSHPSTQHPGSGSSAQTQTAGESEAPAITVARPSGPLSSRDEASPFPSSQNTSASGSTVSPVNRRGFSFNNRSTSSNSSLPNQEGAGPSEFQSFSESIKSRLNAVSWRYRESISKSTRGWKERLFSRSSSMSDIGNEVRREVSAGIASVSRMMERLEINGNSRENQAASLSQHLSESSVTEQDNQRNTGPRGIIPSRPPHATSSLSR
- the LOC105799601 gene encoding fasciclin-like arabinogalactan protein 15 isoform X1, giving the protein MGSSIYGVSSSHISLLLFFSFLSLSTAALPQNPSGKSSPSGQINSNSVLVALLDSHYTELAELVEKALLLQTLEEAVGKHNITIFAPRNEALERQLDPEFKRFLLEPGNLKSLQTLLMFHIIPKRVGSHQWPDPKTGPVKHNTLCNDHIRLTSQSTGKKTVDSAELVRPDDVIRPDGVIHGIQQLLIPRSVIEDFNRRRNLRSITAVLPEGAPEVDPRTHRLKKPAPVPVGAPPVLPIYEAMAPGPSLAPAPAPGPGGPRHHFDGESQVKDFIQTLLHYGGYNEMADILVNLTSLATEMGRLVSEGYVITVLAPNDEAMAKLTTDQLSEPGAPEQIIYYHIIPEYQTEESMYNAVRRFGKVKYDTLRLPHKVVAQEADGSVKFGHGEGSAYLFDPDIYTDGRISVQGIDEVLFPEEETQTVKKPAAVKVASKPRRAGKLLEVGCWMLGSLGGGSGFRWCQ